A single window of Cryptococcus neoformans var. neoformans JEC21 chromosome 3 sequence DNA harbors:
- a CDS encoding farnesyl-diphosphate farnesyltransferase, putative, whose protein sequence is MGIVNNIVTGVTHPMELRAIVNFAIWHDTRDITDTVELPTTHYDRPTMRKCWDFLDLTSRSFARVIRELEGELARTVCLFYLVLRALDTVEDDMTIPNDVKIPLLRAMHTKLYEPGWTFKESKEKDKIVLEEFDAIQTEFSLLDHKYQTVIADICKKMGAGMADFAALATPGKPVAEINSIADYDLYCHYVAGLVGEGLSGLFAASGKERSFIADQLTLSNSMGLLLQKTNIYRDLHEDVIDGRGFWPRAIWSKYGFNSMKELIDPERETEAMWAASEMVLDALRHATDALDYLTLLRCQSVFNFVAIPAVMAIATLERTFMNKKILKENVKIRKGETLRLIMRAMNPRDVSYIFREYARKIHAKVHKDDPNLLKLSIACGKIEQWAEHHYPSFIQIGNAAGNGVQSAIDPAAIKARQEKFMADLRAKGLIKEKSGETDGDEEAKKRYEAIQNEQAVSWLMIIGVIVGMLALMAAMGGIVVWVILTVYDE, encoded by the exons ATGGGCATAGTAAACAATATTGTGACGG GCGTCACCCACCCC ATGGAGCTTCGGGCCATTGTCAATTTTGCCATTTGGCACGACACTAGGGATATCACTGATACTGTCGAGCTGCCGACGACCCATTATGACCGACCGACCATGCGAAAATGCTGGGATTTCCTCGATTTGACCAGTAGGAGTTTTGCAAGGGTCATCAGGGAGCTGGAAGGAGAACTTGCCAGGACT GTTTGTCTGTTCTATCTTGTGCTCCGTGCACTGGACACCGTCGAGGATGACATGACCATCCCCAACGATGTAAAgattcctcttcttcgcgcGATGCACACCAAGCTTTACGAGCCTGGATGGACATTCAAGGAgtcaaaggaaaaggacaagatTGTCTTGGAGGAGTTCGACGCTATTCAAACAGAGTTTTCTTTGCTCGACCACAA GTACCAGACTGTCATTGCCGATATTTgcaagaagatgggtgCTGGTATGGCCGACTTTGCCGCCCTTGCTACCCCCGGGAAACCTGTAGCTGAAATCAACTCCATTGCCGACTACGACCTTTACTGTCACTACGTCGCTGGTCTCGTCGGCGAAGGTCTTTCTGGTTTGTTCGCTGCCTCTGGCAAGGAACGCTCTTTTATCGCCGATCAACTTACTCTTTCCAACTCTATGggcctccttctccagaAGACTAACATCTACCGTGACTTGCACGAGGACGTTATCGACGGCCGAGGCTTTTGGCCTCGGGCCATCTGGTCAAAGTATGGTTTCAACTCTATGAAGGAGTTGATTGACCCTGAAAGGGAGACTGAGGCAATGTGGGCAGCGAGCGAAATGGTGCTCGATGCGTTGAGACATGCTACGGACGCTTTGGACTACTTGACGCTGTTGAGGTGCCAGAGTGTGTTCAACTTCGTGGCGATCCCTGCTGTCATGGCCATTGCGACTTTGGAGAGGACATTCATGAACAAGAAGATCTTGAAAGAAAATGTGAAGATcaggaagggagaaacTCTCAGG CTGATCATGCGAGCAATGAACCCTCGTGACGTGTCTTACATTTTCCGAGAGTACGCCCGCAAGATTCACGCGAAAGTGCACAAAGACGACcccaacctcctcaaacTTTCCATTGCTTGTGGCAAG ATTGAGCAATGGGCTGAACACCACTACCCCTCATTTATCCAGATCGGCAACGCCGCAGGCAATGGCGTCCAGTCTGCCATTGATCCC GCTGCGATCAAGGCCCGTCAAGAAAAGTTCATGGCCGACCTTCGCGCCAAGGGGCTcatcaaggagaagagcgGTGAAActgatggtgatgaagaggccaAGAAGCGATACGAGGCGATTCAAAATGAACAGGCCGTATCTTGGCTCATGATCATTGGTGTCATTGTCGGTATGTTGGCATTAATGGCTGCTATGGGAGGTATTGTTGTTTGGGTTATTCTGACAGTGTACGATGAG TAA
- a CDS encoding expressed protein, producing the protein MLLYTWTPWLGPQSTPLWLGLAQAIVGIENLRVYSKSDVLIAAWGIFVIGSLNIILGGILLYLSRNLPKFPPPPLYFNMSQRLLFWTSLPPCYHHLFEQQVNEEKTEGENAEHAHPDGHEIGLGEEDEEKAVGTQMHPSQRPQCPVALISLPGSEDRPVYQDVARGGYPTFSGGGLADAERHVPTGFLERAKDGRLIKFISENGEEVGKPRLPNDERYRKERMVTEKTRMGRSRKQKGEEQSLDQNGSLDQLPPMNHSKRVSVPMVSSEKVQESVSTGDKEDRESSKRPALPRSRSIQNLRLQTVDKVRTNLLVVESDMQSDSLDPKRQSSLSSVSGLSATEDLGPQFPLPPDRQALGKSHAQLDLLPGSLALAEKPTMALHLKRGAGPMRRLALPKSRSDKARPHIDNNRQNLIANSKVDEESPASAPPPSPAVKASLTPKIPQRKRAMTLNSQSNLQQPLRSSLATVLRTNSARSAKSSRLARGVRFVDKVEEKSPSPPLTEGTPTTADSQDAGEEDGEGGSEMEVELEDTRRSVRILGTNFHLPWLTDGMPKKELARPESFNSTTTETNTTSDSFDLEIDSEESTAGTQRGDCNRLVGDISYGRRRLDEKAGLPRSSRPKTMAILGGSYFDGRREVNPAQKSSSLSVDSRSLRKMS; encoded by the exons ATGTTGTTATACACATGGACACCTTGGTTGGGCCCGCAGAGTACACCGTTGTGGCTCGGATTAGCCCAGGCTATTGTTGGTATCGAAAACCTCCGTGTCTA TTCCAAAAGTGACGTCCTTATAGCGGCATGGGGTATATTCGTTATTGGGTCATTGAATATCATTTTG GGAGGCATCTTACTTTATCTTAGTCGCAATCTTCCCAAATTTCCCCCTCCGCCTCTGTATTTTAACATGTCTCAACGCCTCCTATTTTGGACCTCCTTACCCCCATGTTACCATCATCTTTTCGAACAGCAAGtcaatgaagaaaaaacagaaggagaaaacGCCGAACATGCTCATCCAGATGGGCATGAAATCGGGCtgggtgaagaggacgaagagaagGCGGTAGGGACCCAGATGCACCCATCGCAACGGCCTCAATGTCCAGTAGCACTTATTTCACTTCCTGGCTCTGAAGATAGGCCGGTTTATCAAGACGTGGCTCGAGGCGGGTATCCGACCTTTTCGGGAGGTGGGTTGGCGGACGCTGAGAGACATGTTCCTACTGGATTTTTGGAGAGAGCCAAAGATGGGAGGTTAATCAAATTCATCAGCGAGAACGGAGAGGAAGTGGGAAAGCCCAGACTCCCCAATGACGAACGCTAcagaaaggagagaatggTTACAGAGAAAACACGGATGGGACGTTCAAGGAAGCAGAAAGGGGAGGAGCAGAGCTTAGACCAGAACGGTTCCCTAGATCAGCTACCACCAATGAACCATTCAAAAAGGGTGTCTGTGCCTATGGTGAGCTCCGAGAAGGTCCAAGAAAGCGTCTCAACTGGAGATAAGGAAGACAGAGAGTCATCGAAGAGACCGGCATTGCCTAGATCCAGAAGTATTCAAAACCTTAGACTACAAACCGTCGACAAAGTACGAACAAATCTGCTGGTTGTTGAAAGCGATATGCAGAGTGACAGTTTGGATCCTAAACGTCAATCAAGCTTATCAAGTGTTTCGGGCCTGTCAGCGACTGAGGACTTAGGACCACAATTCCCTCTGCCTCCAGACCGACAAGCTTTGGGGAAATCTCATGCACAATTGGATTTATTACCAGGTTCTCTCGCATTGGCAGAGAAACCAACAATGGCACTGCATCTCAAAAGAGGTGCAGGTCCCATGAGAAGGCTCGCTCTTCCCAAGTCTCGCAGCGACAAAGCGAGGCCTCACATAGACAATAACAGGCAGAACCTTATAGCAAACTCTAAGGTAGATGAAGAGTCTCCAGCTTCtgcgcctcctccttccccagcAGTCAAGGCATCTCTTACGCCTAAAATTCCACAGCGCAAACGTGCAATGACACTCAATTCTCAGTCAAATCTCCAACAGCCTCTTCGCTCATCCCTTGCGACGGTATTGCGCACCAACTCGGCCCGATCCGCCAAAAGCTCTAGACTGGCGAGGGGAGTCCGCTTTGTGGATaaagtggaagaaaagtcaccctctccccccCTTACTGAGGGAACTCCGACCACTGCGGACAGCCAAGACGCcggcgaggaggatggtgaaggcgGTAGTGAAATGGAGGTAGAGCTAGAAGATACCAGACGAAGCGTCAGAATTCTAGGTACAAATTTCCATCTGCCCTGGCTGACCGACGGGATGCCTAAGAAGGAATTGGCCCGACCTGAATCCTTTAATTCTACAACCACAGAGACAAATACAACCAGCGACTCCTTCGACCTCGAAATCGACAGCGAAGAATCCACTGCTGGAACACAAAGAGGAGACTGTAATAGGCTCGTGGGGGACATCAGCTatggcagaagaagattggacGAAAAGGCTGGCTTACCCAGATCAAGTAGGCCCAAGACGATGGCCATTCTAGGTGGAAGTTATTTTGATGGTAGGAGAGAGGTGAATCCGGCGCAGAAATCTTCAAGTCTGAGCGTCGATTCCAGAtcgttgaggaagatgtcGTAA
- a CDS encoding farnesyl-diphosphate farnesyltransferase, putative codes for MGIVNNIVTGVTHPMELRAIVNFAIWHDTRDITDTVELPTTHYDRPTMRKCWDFLDLTSRSFARVIRELEGELARTVCLFYLVLRALDTVEDDMTIPNDVKIPLLRAMHTKLYEPGWTFKESKEKDKIVLEEFDAIQTEFSLLDHKYQTVIADICKKMGAGMADFAALATPGKPVAEINSIADYDLYCHYVAGLVGEGLSGLFAASGKERSFIADQLTLSNSMGLLLQKTNIYRDLHEDVIDGRGFWPRAIWSKYGFNSMKELIDPERETEAMWAASEMVLDALRHATDALDYLTLLRCQSVFNFVAIPAVMAIATLERTFMNKKILKENVKIRKGETLRLIMRAMNPRDVSYIFREYARKIHAKVHKDDPNLLKLSIACGKIEQWAEHHYPSFIQIGNAAGNGVQSAIDPVSNDARAALFTRLAKEAQEAAIKARQEKFMADLRAKGLIKEKSGETDGDEEAKKRYEAIQNEQAVSWLMIIGVIVGMLALMAAMGGIVVWVILTVYDE; via the exons ATGGGCATAGTAAACAATATTGTGACGG GCGTCACCCACCCC ATGGAGCTTCGGGCCATTGTCAATTTTGCCATTTGGCACGACACTAGGGATATCACTGATACTGTCGAGCTGCCGACGACCCATTATGACCGACCGACCATGCGAAAATGCTGGGATTTCCTCGATTTGACCAGTAGGAGTTTTGCAAGGGTCATCAGGGAGCTGGAAGGAGAACTTGCCAGGACT GTTTGTCTGTTCTATCTTGTGCTCCGTGCACTGGACACCGTCGAGGATGACATGACCATCCCCAACGATGTAAAgattcctcttcttcgcgcGATGCACACCAAGCTTTACGAGCCTGGATGGACATTCAAGGAgtcaaaggaaaaggacaagatTGTCTTGGAGGAGTTCGACGCTATTCAAACAGAGTTTTCTTTGCTCGACCACAA GTACCAGACTGTCATTGCCGATATTTgcaagaagatgggtgCTGGTATGGCCGACTTTGCCGCCCTTGCTACCCCCGGGAAACCTGTAGCTGAAATCAACTCCATTGCCGACTACGACCTTTACTGTCACTACGTCGCTGGTCTCGTCGGCGAAGGTCTTTCTGGTTTGTTCGCTGCCTCTGGCAAGGAACGCTCTTTTATCGCCGATCAACTTACTCTTTCCAACTCTATGggcctccttctccagaAGACTAACATCTACCGTGACTTGCACGAGGACGTTATCGACGGCCGAGGCTTTTGGCCTCGGGCCATCTGGTCAAAGTATGGTTTCAACTCTATGAAGGAGTTGATTGACCCTGAAAGGGAGACTGAGGCAATGTGGGCAGCGAGCGAAATGGTGCTCGATGCGTTGAGACATGCTACGGACGCTTTGGACTACTTGACGCTGTTGAGGTGCCAGAGTGTGTTCAACTTCGTGGCGATCCCTGCTGTCATGGCCATTGCGACTTTGGAGAGGACATTCATGAACAAGAAGATCTTGAAAGAAAATGTGAAGATcaggaagggagaaacTCTCAGG CTGATCATGCGAGCAATGAACCCTCGTGACGTGTCTTACATTTTCCGAGAGTACGCCCGCAAGATTCACGCGAAAGTGCACAAAGACGACcccaacctcctcaaacTTTCCATTGCTTGTGGCAAG ATTGAGCAATGGGCTGAACACCACTACCCCTCATTTATCCAGATCGGCAACGCCGCAGGCAATGGCGTCCAGTCTGCCATTGATCCCGTTAGTAACGATGCACGTGCAGCCTTATTCACGCGTCTCGCTAAGGAGGCACAAGAGGCTGCGATCAAGGCCCGTCAAGAAAAGTTCATGGCCGACCTTCGCGCCAAGGGGCTcatcaaggagaagagcgGTGAAActgatggtgatgaagaggccaAGAAGCGATACGAGGCGATTCAAAATGAACAGGCCGTATCTTGGCTCATGATCATTGGTGTCATTGTCGGTATGTTGGCATTAATGGCTGCTATGGGAGGTATTGTTGTTTGGGTTATTCTGACAGTGTACGATGAG TAA
- a CDS encoding X-Pro aminopeptidase, putative → MRNAAVKFALPRPGMLRQPALSRALLQAPSVISARTYASPSTITSPKPPKFGQPHATTHPHLVRPGELTPGVPGEEYERRRRQLMESLGEGAKVVCMGGTVRLMSQSIFYRFRQSTDFYYLTGFHEPDATVVLESKPSSPKGYKYTLFVPPKDPHDTLWEGERAGLEGATSIFGADEAHSNTSLSSFLPGILSSGTIYASLPPSPSPSPSSQPFHPPSPRRRSSLLKLFSPSTSSSSSTSEFLPSDPPHLLLAGALSSERATPLERHIQKFRMVKSPIEIQLMKKAADISSAAHTKVMRAAKVGGREAELEAVFEFECAMRGSERQAYVPVVASGANALVIHYTKNDCTLAQDDMVLIDAGCEYHMYTSDITRTFPVSGVFTAPQRDLYQAVLNAQKECIKRCRVDDRVNLSELHRASCGLLLEELRQIGFKLSVGDIERTLYPHFLSHHLGSDLHDCPTRDRNAVLIEGNVISIEPGVYVPFDNRFPKHFHGQGIRIEDEVAFTRNGPLVLSANAPKEIADVEGACQGLLE, encoded by the exons ATGAGAAACGCTGCTGTGAAATTCGCCCTCCCCCGTCCCGGCATGCTGAGACAGCCAGCCCTCTCGCGCGCGCTCCTACAAGCCCCGTCTGTCATCTCAG CTCGCACATACGCCTCTCCCTCCACAATCACCTCCCCAAAGCCGCCCAAGTTTGGTCAACCCCATGCAACTACTCACCCACATCTTGTTCGTCCTGGGGAGCTTACACCAGGCGTTCCTGGAGAAGAGTATGAACGACGGAGACGGCAGTTGATGGAGAgtcttggagaaggagcaaaGGTTGTCTGTATGGGCGGGACTGTGAGATTGATGTCTCAGA GTATTTT TTACCGATTTAGACAAT CAACGGACTTTTACTACCTTACTGGTTTCCATGAGCCTGACGCTACTGTGGTTTTGG AGTCGAAGCCTTCATCTCCCAAAGGATACAAGTACACCTTGTTCGTGCCGCCCAAAGATCCTCATGACACATTGTGGGAAGGCGAGCGGGCTGGCCTTGAGGGTGCCACATCAATCTTCGGTGCTGACGAG GCTCATTCTAACAcgtctctttcttctttcctccctgGTATACTCTCTTCAGGTACCATCTACgcatctctccctccatccccctcaccctcaccttcatcccaacctttccaccctccttcacctCGTCGTCGCTCATCGCTCCTCAAGCTATTCTCTCCCtctacatcctcttcatcatcgaccTCCGaattccttccttctgacCCTCcacaccttcttctcgccgGTGCTCTCTCCTCTGAAAGAGCTACCCCGCTTGAAAGACATATCCAGAAATTCCGAATGGTCAAATCGCCTATAGAGATCCaactgatgaagaaggctgctgaTATCAGTAGTGCTGCGCATACCAAGGTGATGAGAGCCGCTAAagtgggaggaagggaggcaGAACTCGAGGCTGTTTTTGAATTTGAGTGTGCAATGAGAGGTAGTGAGAGGCAGGCATACGTTCCCGTTGTTGCTTCCGG GGCCAACGCCTTGGTTATACATTATACCAAGAACGACTGCACATTAGCTCAAGATGAT ATGGTTTTGATCGATGCTGGTTGCGAGTATCACATGTACACCTCCGACATTACCCGTACCTTCCCCGTGTCTGGCGTATTCACTGCACCCCAGCGCGATTTATACCAAGCCGTGTTGAATGCGCAAAAGGAGTGTATCAAGAGGTGTAGAGTGGATGACAGAGTCAACTTGAGCGAACTTCATAGAGCTA GTTGTGGACTATTGctggaagagttgaggcAAATTGGATTCAAATTGAGTGTGGGAGACATTGAACGAACATTG TATCCTCACTTTTTATCACATCACCTAGGCTCTGACCTTCATGACTGTCCTACGAGAGACCGCAATGCTGT CTTGATTGAAGGAAATGTTATATCCATTGAGCCGGGCGTCTATGTACCTTTCGACAATAGATTCCCCAAACACTTCCACGGACAAGGGATCCGAATAGAA GATGAGGTTGCATTCACCAGAAATGGGCCTCTTGTACTTTCAGCCAATGCTCCCAAGGAAATTGCCGATGTGGAGGGTGCTTGTCAAGGACTGTTGGAATAG
- a CDS encoding high-affinity iron permease CaFTR1, putative produces the protein MAKDLFSVTIFFIVFRETVEAAIIVSVLLSFVEQLMASGGPKKDDAQVQHLSEEEEIKKTKRILRRMRIQIWAGTLTGFIIAVAVGAAFIAVWYTTLTDLWANTEELWEGIFSLIACIIIYVMGLTFLKMDQSRVKWRIKLSEAFAHRAGKALFSFGGNKEDGEPDRPLTEEELAEEQAMKKKARSGKYAIFFLPFITVIREGLEAIVFVGGVSLGQDGASIPIAAIVGLIAGIFVGWCIYRTGSTLALHWFLIVSTCFLFLIGSGLFSKGVYDFEYYRFSSAVGGDVAESGNGPGSFQVAGNVWHLEYGNPEPGAVGTNGGWQIFNAILGWNNTASLGSILSYCFYWIAVIVGLAVMKWHEGRFTIFGRGSKAHGRIQARAEIKRAAEGQVSEGSEKDEGASEEGTARDTTHLNKNGDSPEDSLTPMIENSL, from the exons ATGGCGAAGGACCTGTTCTCggtcaccatcttcttcatcgtcttccgTGAGACGGTCGAGGCGGCCATCATCGTTTC GGTTTTGCTGTCCTTCGTGGAACAGCTTATGGCCTCTGGAGGCCCcaagaaagatgatgcCCAAGTTCAACATCTttcagaggaagaggaaataAAGAAAACGAAACGAATCCTTCGGCGAATGCGTATTCAA ATTTGGGCGGGTACTTTGACTGGTTTCATTATTGCCGTTGCTGTCGGCGCTGCTTTTATTGCTG TC TGGTATACT ACTCTGACAGACTTGTGGGCCAACACAGAAGAATTATGGGAGGGTATTTTCAGTCTTATTG cttgcatcatcatctacGTCATGGGTCTCACCTTTTTGAAGATGGACCAATCTCGTGTCAAATGGCGTATCAAGCTTTCCGAAGCTTTCGCTCACCGTGCCGGCAAGGCCCTCTTCAGTTTCGGCGGCAATAAGGAAGATGGCGAGCCTGACAGGCCACTCACCGAGGAGGAACTTGCCGAAGAGCAAgccatgaagaagaaggctcgAAGTGGAAAGTAtgccatcttcttcctgccTTTCATCACTGTGATACGAGAGGGTTTGGAGGCTATTGTCTTCGTTGGTGGT GTTTCTTTGGGTCAAGATGGTGCCTCTATCCCTATTGCTGCGATCGTCGGTCTCATCGCCGGTATCTTCGTTG GTTGGTGTATCTACCGCACTGGCTCTACTCTGGCCCTTCACTGGTTCTTGATTGTTTCTACTTGCTTCTTGTTCCTCATTGGTTCGGGATTATTCAGC AAAGGTGTTTACGATTTCGAATACTAC CGATTCTCTTCTGCTGTCGGTGGTGATGTCGCTGAGTCCGGTAACGGCCCCGGTTCATTCCAGGTTGCTGGTAACGT CTGGCATCTTGAGTACGGAAATCCCGAGCCGGGAGCTGTCGGCACCAACGGTGGTTGGCAGATTTTCAATGCCATTTTGG GTTGGAACAACACTGCTTCTCTCGGATCTATCCTCTCTTACTGTTTCTATTGGATTGCGGTTATCGTTGGTTTGGCTGTCATGAAGTGGCACGAAGGTCGTTTTACAATCTTTGGTCGAGGCTCTAAGGCCCATGGCCGTATCCAAGCAAGAGCTGAAATAAAGAGGGCTGCCGAGGGTCAAGTTTCAGAAGGATCTGAGAAGGACGAAGGCGCTTCTGAGGAGGGCACCGCTCGCGACACAACGCATCTCAATAAGAATGGGGATTCTCCTGAGGACTCTCTCACTCCCATGATTGAGAATAGCCTTTGA
- a CDS encoding expressed protein codes for MLRRMLLALLVVSLVLLVSPVQASLFNDPSLSYCKCICFTNSTIIPLYRPENPKKPCLSCTRQFCIDQKLAICKGAEVPELNKDIGTGTEGDVEARCFKRDSPRDRLVATFFLLIVIGLLLYSAIRSRLKKAIATRGRPQDLREWGEALLPIPIQQYSASVWPRRREEEGGSWSGGEMRSPGGYTPVSVGS; via the exons ATGCTCCGACGTATGCTCTTGGCCCTGCTTGTCGTttctctcgtcctcttAGTCTCCCCAGTGCAAGCCTCTTTATTTAACGATCCAAGTCTTTCCTACTGTAAAT GCATATGCTTTACCAAttccaccatcatcccGCTCTACCGCCCCGAAAACCCCAAGAAACCATGTTTATCCTGTACCCGCCAATTCTGTATCGATCAAAAGCTCGCTATATGCAAAGGTGCAGAAGTACCAGAACTGAATAAAGATATCGGTACAGGTactgaaggagatgttgaAGCTAGATGTTTCA AGCGTGATTCGCCAAGAGACCGGCTGGTGgccaccttcttccttttgatTGTTATAGGGCTTCTTCTATATTCTGCTATACGTTCCAG GTTGAAAAAAGCTATTGCTACACGAGGACGACCGCAGGATCTTCGAGAATGGGGCGAAGCATTGCTGCCAATTCCTATCCAGCAGTATTCCGCTTCAGTTTGGCCTAggagacgagaagaagaaggtggttCGTGGTCTGGAGGCGAGATGCGTAGCCCAGGCGGTTATACGCCAGTTAGTGTTGGCAGCTAG
- a CDS encoding ferroxidase, putative, protein MPRLSSLFLASATAASVAMAAVHDLYWNITYATANPDQLHNKTQAIGVNGTWPPPPIVVNQGDTLTVHAFNGLESVGTTLHSHGNYFNGSNYYDGAAAVTQCPIPPGETLVYEIPVNDQWGTYWIHGHYKGQYVDGLRAPLIIMPNETNERTDITWDEDFTIIMGDWYHDTSPYLVSSYFLNWVNPTGAEPVPDSVTFYVMNTTSGEYLSSNVAQGVDVTADVNNNAAIPFEPGKKYRIRFINMSALSMLHIYMGGHTFDIIEVDAVDIEPYQSANLTISVAQRYSVLVEALNTTDANYAIMFYQDTDMYDTVPDTLAVNNSVTLQYDASLGPADMFNITDDTWPILDDTRFVPLQAKGSAEADVSYELGAYFDTFDDGTNRAAFNNVTYVMPTTPSLFTQLSMGTDAWDTRIYGQQTHALMMPHLEMIELVIVNWDTGYHPFHLHGHEFQIMGKSFDVTSNDSSINPPVLENQSNPARRDTIMVPPGGSVHIRFRADNPGAWIFHCHIDWHMDSGLAVIMITDPSYSQSKLEIPQTMKDHCAYWGYSATGNVVGLNSTTDFKGEAVGPFPLVMGWTTKAKGALAGCIIAALAGFASVVWYGAEHLDEEEIEAEIRRKAEIKAASGGKFGMIKKVVKRE, encoded by the exons ATGCCTCGATTATCATCCTTGTTCCTCGCCTCAGCAACAGCTGCATCTGTGGCCATGGCAGCTGTTCATGACCTGTATTGGAATATTACCTATGCCACAGCCAACCCGGACCAGCTTCATAACAAAACTCAGGCCATTGGTGTTAACGGTACTTGGCC ACCACCACCGATCGTTGTAAACCAAGGCGATACTCTCACCGTTCATGCGTTTAACGGCCTTGAATCTGTGGGAACCACTCTTCACTCCCATGGCAATTATTTCAATGGTAGCAATTACTACGATGGCGCCGCTGCAGTCACCCAATGTCCTATTCCTCCAGGGGAGACACTTGTCTATGAAATCCCTGTTAATGACCAGTGGGGAACTTATTGGATCCAT GGTCACTATAAAGGCCAATATGTTGATGGCTTGAGAGCTCCTCTTATTATTATGCCTAATGAGACCAACGAGCGAACGGATATCACGTGGGACGAAGACTTCACTATCATCATGGGTGACTGGTATCACGACACTAGTCCCTACCTTGTATCCAGCTACTTTTTGAACTGG GTTAACCCTACTGGCGCTGAGCCCGTTCCTGATTCCGTTACTTTCTACGTTATGAACACCACATCTGGCGAATATCTGAGCAGTAACGTGGCCCAAGGAGTGGATGTTACTGCCGATGTCAACAACAATGCTGCTATCCCCTTCGAGCCTGGAAAGAAGTACCGTATCCGTTTCATCAACATGAGCGCTTTGTCCA TGCTCCATATCTACATGGGTGGTCATACCTTCGACATTATCGAGGTTGACGCCGTCGATATTGAGCCTTACCAGTCCGCCAACCTCACCATCTCCGTCGCTCAGCGATACTCTGTTTTGGTTGAGGCTCTTAACACTACTGACGCCAACTACGCAATCATGTTCTACCAGGACACTGACAT GTATGATACCGTCCCTGACACTCTCGCAGTCAATAACTCGGTCACTCTCCAATACGATGCTTCATTGGGACCTGCGGACATGTTTAACATCACCGATGACACATGGCCTATTCTCGACGACACCCGATTTGTTCCTTTACAAGCCAAGGGAAGTGCCGAAGCTGACGTGAGCTACGAGCTTGGAGCGTACTTTGACACTTTTGATGATGGAACTAATCGTGCTGCCT TCAACAACGT CACCTATGTCATGCCCACCACTCCCAGTCTCTTCACTCAACTCTCCATGGGAACCGACGCTTGGGATACTCGTATCTATGGTCAGCAAACCCACGCCTTGATGATGCCTCATCTCGAGATGATCGAGCTTGTCATCGTCAATTGGGATACTGGCTACCATCCCTTCCACCTGCACGGTCACGAGTTCCAGATCATGGGCAAGTCTTTCGACGTCACTTCAAATGACAGCAGTATTAACCCTCCTGTCTTGGAGAACCAATCGAACCCGGCCAGACG TGACACTATCATGGTTCCTCCTGGAGGTTCTGTCCACATCCGCTTCAGGGCTGATAACCCCGGCGCTTGGATTTTCCACTGCCACATCG ATTGGCACATGGACAGTGGTCTGGCCGTCATCATGATCACCGATCCCAGCTACTCTCAGTCTAAATTAGAAATCCCGCAGACCATGAAAGACCATTGCGCGTACTGGGGCTACAGCGCTACCGGTAACGTCGTTGGTTTGAACTCTACCACCGACTTCAAAGGTGAAGCGGTTGGACCTTTCCCTCTTGTCATG GGTTGGACAACCAAGGCCAAGGGAGCTTTGGCTGGCTGTATCATTGCCGCCTTGGCTGGTTTCGCCTCCGTCGTTTGGTACGGTGCCGAACAtttggacgaagaagagatcgaGGCAGAGATCAGGAGGAAGGCAGAGATCAAGGCTGCTTCCGGTGGCAAGTTCGGAATGATTAagaaggtggtgaagagggagtAA